In one window of Armatimonadota bacterium DNA:
- a CDS encoding arylsulfatase, producing the protein MENTPNILLFTTDQHRGDYIGLAGHPVVETPNLDAFIQRGAYFPNAYSEIPSTTGARRCLHGGQGSYACGLIGYAGVEWHERNTLAQVLADAGYHCMSVGFRNMHPRRKLYGFHTAIPHDLSEEADDYAEWLRRELGPWATERGHGCDANGWLARPWHLEERYHPTTWTTDVVLEQLRKRDPTKPFFLWCSHLRPHSPYDPPRFFWEMYIEREFPPIPIGDWAAKHDVAAPPERAAWRGKLTPEQNQRMRAAYAGVITHIDYELGRLLETVQRYIGGEMAQNTLIIFTSDHGDMMGDHNLHRKTYAYEGSARVPFVIRYPQGMDLPAGRFEHVVGLQDVMPTILEAVGVPIPGSVTGMSVFRAIRGGAWREFLHGEHSPCYSVEEAMQYLTDGKEKYLWVPATGEEQFFDLSKDRRELHDLSRSGAHRERVAMWRERLIRLLGERGDGFSDGKRLIRRTERWSPVVGEEQ; encoded by the coding sequence ATGGAAAACACACCGAACATACTCCTGTTCACGACGGATCAGCATCGCGGGGACTACATCGGGTTGGCGGGGCATCCGGTCGTGGAGACACCGAACCTGGATGCGTTCATCCAGCGCGGCGCGTATTTCCCCAACGCGTATTCCGAGATCCCATCCACGACGGGCGCGCGCAGGTGCCTGCACGGCGGGCAGGGGAGCTACGCATGCGGGCTGATCGGATACGCCGGTGTCGAGTGGCACGAGCGTAACACGCTGGCACAGGTGCTCGCGGATGCGGGCTATCATTGCATGAGCGTCGGCTTTCGCAACATGCACCCGCGACGGAAGCTGTACGGTTTCCACACGGCGATCCCGCATGACTTGTCGGAAGAGGCCGACGACTATGCCGAGTGGCTGCGGCGCGAGCTGGGGCCGTGGGCGACGGAGCGCGGCCACGGATGTGACGCGAACGGCTGGCTGGCGCGGCCGTGGCACCTCGAGGAGCGCTATCATCCCACGACCTGGACGACCGATGTCGTGCTCGAGCAACTCAGGAAGCGCGACCCGACCAAGCCGTTCTTCTTGTGGTGCTCGCACCTGCGGCCGCACTCGCCGTACGATCCGCCGCGGTTCTTCTGGGAAATGTACATCGAGCGCGAGTTCCCGCCGATCCCGATCGGCGATTGGGCGGCGAAACACGATGTCGCCGCACCACCGGAGCGCGCGGCATGGCGCGGCAAGCTCACGCCCGAGCAGAACCAACGTATGCGCGCGGCCTATGCCGGCGTGATTACACACATTGACTACGAACTCGGGCGACTGTTGGAGACGGTGCAGCGCTACATCGGCGGCGAGATGGCGCAGAACACGCTCATCATCTTCACCTCGGACCACGGCGACATGATGGGCGACCACAACCTGCATCGCAAGACCTACGCGTACGAAGGATCGGCGCGCGTCCCGTTCGTCATCCGCTACCCGCAGGGCATGGACTTGCCAGCGGGCAGATTCGAGCACGTCGTCGGGCTGCAGGATGTGATGCCCACGATACTGGAGGCGGTGGGCGTGCCGATCCCGGGGTCGGTGACCGGGATGAGCGTGTTCCGGGCGATCCGCGGCGGGGCGTGGCGGGAGTTCCTGCACGGTGAGCACTCACCGTGCTATTCCGTTGAAGAGGCGATGCAGTACCTGACGGACGGCAAGGAGAAGTACCTGTGGGTTCCCGCGACGGGGGAAGAGCAGTTCTTCGACCTGAGCAAAGACCGGCGGGAATTGCACGATCTGTCCCGCAGCGGCGCGCACCGCGAGCGCGTGGCCATGTGGCGGGAACGCCTGATCCGCCTGCTGGGGGAACGCGGGGACGGTTTCTCCGACGGCAAGCGCCTGATTCGACGCACGGAGCGGTGGAGCCCGGTGGTGGGCGAGGAACAATAG